In bacterium, a single window of DNA contains:
- the pdhC gene encoding Dihydrolipoyllysine-residue acetyltransferase component of pyruvate dehydrogenase complex, producing MSRIAIQCPPLGVSVFTGTLAEWKVQPGETIQKDQAILVIETDKVSNDVLASASGVIDDIVVQAGEVVEPEQVLGYIETSGTRSASASAPAAATATTNGKPISPPPASAAPATAVATPVAPPAAATPSSNGHAHAAASADGKPHRYTPRVRRLIREAGLSAPELGTIRGTGRHGRVTPADIERFLASGRVAEQAATTPAYAPLAAAPAPVATAAAPAPKPAVPIMSIPVPTGEERWTSERLSTIRRTIATYLRNSVDQAVHTVSIDECDVTALLALRKRLNAQVEQRYGLRLTLTTFIAKAVAMSLREFPLLNSILDLEAGEVRTAGHVHLGIAVDAPQGLTVPVVRYADTMGLVALQQEINRVAGLVRDGKAQLSDLQGATYTITNAGAEGSIASTPIINYPNVGILGVNKIRRLPVVRNDEIVIRDIMNVSACFDHRLVDGVYNVRFVNRVIGYLEEPASMLL from the coding sequence ATGAGTCGCATCGCAATCCAGTGTCCGCCCCTGGGAGTCAGTGTCTTTACCGGCACCCTCGCGGAGTGGAAAGTGCAGCCTGGGGAGACGATCCAGAAGGATCAGGCGATTCTGGTTATCGAGACTGACAAGGTCAGCAACGATGTCCTCGCTTCCGCTTCTGGCGTCATTGATGACATCGTGGTGCAGGCGGGAGAAGTCGTCGAGCCCGAGCAAGTGCTGGGCTACATTGAAACGTCCGGCACTCGCAGCGCCAGCGCCTCGGCTCCGGCCGCCGCGACCGCAACCACGAATGGCAAGCCCATCTCCCCGCCGCCAGCTTCCGCTGCACCAGCAACTGCAGTCGCGACACCTGTCGCTCCCCCGGCCGCAGCAACTCCTTCGTCCAACGGGCACGCCCACGCGGCAGCATCTGCCGATGGCAAGCCACATCGCTACACCCCCCGGGTGCGACGCCTGATCCGGGAAGCCGGCTTGTCGGCTCCAGAACTCGGCACGATTCGGGGCACCGGACGTCACGGGCGCGTGACTCCTGCGGATATCGAGCGATTCCTGGCCAGCGGACGTGTCGCGGAGCAGGCTGCAACCACGCCTGCCTATGCCCCCCTGGCGGCTGCACCGGCCCCGGTTGCGACGGCTGCTGCCCCTGCACCCAAGCCAGCAGTGCCGATCATGTCGATTCCGGTCCCGACTGGCGAAGAGCGCTGGACCTCCGAGCGACTTTCGACCATCCGACGCACCATCGCGACCTATCTGCGGAACAGCGTTGATCAGGCGGTGCATACGGTCAGCATCGACGAGTGCGATGTCACCGCACTCCTCGCGCTCCGCAAGCGGCTCAATGCCCAGGTCGAGCAGCGGTATGGGCTTCGCCTGACCCTTACGACCTTTATCGCGAAGGCAGTCGCGATGTCGCTTCGGGAGTTCCCGCTGCTCAACAGCATTCTCGATCTGGAAGCCGGAGAAGTCCGGACCGCAGGACATGTGCATCTGGGGATCGCGGTGGATGCCCCGCAGGGGCTGACAGTCCCGGTGGTGCGCTACGCCGATACCATGGGGCTCGTCGCCCTCCAGCAGGAGATCAACCGGGTCGCCGGACTGGTCCGGGATGGCAAGGCGCAATTGAGCGACCTGCAGGGCGCAACCTACACCATTACGAACGCTGGTGCCGAAGGCTCCATCGCCTCGACCCCCATCATCAACTACCCCAATGTCGGCATTCTCGGGGTCAACAAGATCCGCCGGCTGCCGGTGGTCCGCAACGACGAAATCGTGATCCGGGACATCATGAACGTCTCGGCCTGTTTCGATCATCGGCTGGTCGATGGGGTCTACAACGTCCGGTTCGTAAACCGGGTCATTGGATACCTCGAAGAGCCGGCGAGCATGTTGCTCTAG
- the bfmBAB gene encoding 2-oxoisovalerate dehydrogenase subunit beta, which yields MTKRLTYVDAIIEAQAEEMRRDPNVFVMGQDIGIYGGVFKATAGLKDEFGFWRCLDTPIAEELIIGAAVGASLVGMRPIAEIQFGDFIAPCHDQLTNQAAKLYFRSGGTWACPIVVRVPYGGGVGGGVYHSQSNEAWYLHVPGLKVVCPATPYDAKGLLKAAVRDNNPVIFFEHKRLYREKVEGKAVRMFRDREHMADIPDGDYTVEIGKASVVQEGTDVTIVAYGLMLFRALDAARDLQRESDISAEVIDLKTLLPLDRDTIINSVKKTGRLIVVHEAPLTGGVGAEIVSTVTEAAFDYLDARPVRICGEDTPFPFHPKMEADYLPQTTEMVEAAIDLVRS from the coding sequence ATGACGAAGCGCCTCACCTATGTCGATGCCATCATCGAGGCTCAGGCCGAAGAGATGCGCCGGGACCCCAATGTCTTTGTCATGGGACAGGACATCGGCATCTATGGCGGTGTGTTCAAAGCCACCGCCGGACTCAAAGACGAGTTCGGCTTCTGGCGCTGCCTGGATACCCCCATCGCCGAGGAACTGATCATCGGCGCTGCGGTCGGGGCCTCCCTGGTGGGGATGCGCCCCATCGCTGAAATCCAGTTCGGCGACTTCATCGCCCCCTGTCACGACCAGCTCACCAATCAGGCCGCGAAGCTCTACTTCCGCTCCGGTGGCACCTGGGCCTGTCCCATCGTCGTTCGGGTCCCCTATGGCGGCGGGGTTGGCGGCGGGGTCTACCATTCGCAGTCCAACGAGGCCTGGTACCTGCACGTGCCCGGACTGAAGGTCGTCTGTCCGGCGACCCCCTACGATGCGAAGGGGCTCCTGAAGGCTGCGGTCCGCGATAACAATCCTGTCATCTTCTTCGAGCACAAGCGGCTCTATCGCGAGAAGGTGGAGGGCAAGGCGGTCCGGATGTTCCGAGACCGCGAGCATATGGCGGACATCCCCGATGGCGACTACACGGTCGAGATCGGGAAGGCCAGCGTGGTCCAGGAGGGGACCGATGTCACCATCGTTGCCTATGGCCTCATGCTCTTCCGGGCCCTGGATGCGGCTCGCGATCTGCAGCGTGAGTCGGACATATCGGCGGAAGTCATCGACCTGAAGACCCTCCTCCCCCTCGACCGCGACACCATCATCAACAGCGTGAAGAAAACCGGACGTCTCATCGTCGTCCACGAAGCCCCCCTCACTGGGGGGGTCGGGGCGGAGATTGTCTCGACCGTCACAGAAGCCGCCTTCGACTACCTCGATGCCCGTCCGGTCCGGATTTGCGGCGAGGACACACCCTTCCCGTTCCATCCCAAGATGGAAGCTGACTATCTCCCCCAGACCACCGAAATGGTGGAAGCCGCCATCGATCTGGTCCGGTCGTAA
- the pdhA gene encoding Pyruvate dehydrogenase E1 component subunit alpha yields MTPQQSTARTTAPANGQQAAKASQLPASPQELKDIHHYMKLTREFDQRMVEMFRAGQLLGTYFAQVGQEACDVVPGYFAGEEDDIFLPSHRDLAGAIVRGAPIYELACNVKSRSTSQDKGNSHPVFWGYTKGNFLVCSSIIANQYCVSAGAALAFKMRGQRNVAIQTLGEGGSSKGPLYEAMNFAGIHRLPVIFIIQNNWWAESVPIHLQAAVEDLTLRAIGFNMPGIRLDGNDVPNMIGPVREAVERARNGEGPTLFQFDTYRWYGHSSIDPANYRDQAEVDYWKAKDPVATFEKWLIDHGIYTADEVAAKEAAIKAHIEDEVARAELDPHPEAEDYKQYVYCPDGPLPAPAQQRWERWDGKSAL; encoded by the coding sequence ATGACCCCCCAGCAAAGCACCGCCCGCACCACGGCTCCGGCCAACGGCCAGCAGGCTGCGAAGGCCTCTCAGTTGCCCGCGAGTCCGCAGGAACTGAAGGACATCCACCACTACATGAAACTCACCCGGGAGTTCGACCAGCGGATGGTCGAAATGTTCCGGGCCGGGCAGCTGCTGGGGACCTACTTTGCCCAGGTCGGTCAGGAAGCCTGCGATGTCGTGCCGGGGTACTTCGCCGGTGAAGAAGACGACATCTTCCTCCCCAGCCACCGGGATCTGGCCGGGGCGATTGTTCGGGGCGCGCCGATCTATGAGCTCGCCTGCAATGTGAAATCCCGCTCGACCTCCCAGGACAAAGGGAACAGCCACCCGGTCTTCTGGGGTTACACCAAGGGCAACTTTTTGGTCTGTTCTTCGATTATCGCCAATCAGTACTGTGTCTCTGCCGGGGCTGCCCTGGCCTTCAAAATGCGTGGCCAACGGAATGTCGCGATCCAGACCCTGGGCGAAGGGGGCTCCTCCAAGGGACCCCTGTATGAAGCGATGAACTTCGCCGGGATCCACCGGCTGCCGGTCATCTTCATCATCCAGAACAACTGGTGGGCGGAGTCAGTGCCGATTCACCTCCAGGCGGCGGTCGAGGACCTCACCCTCCGGGCCATCGGATTCAACATGCCGGGGATCCGCCTCGATGGCAACGATGTCCCCAACATGATCGGACCGGTGCGGGAAGCCGTTGAGCGGGCACGCAATGGCGAGGGTCCGACCCTGTTCCAGTTCGACACGTACCGCTGGTACGGCCACAGTTCCATCGACCCGGCGAACTATCGGGATCAGGCGGAGGTCGATTACTGGAAGGCCAAGGACCCGGTGGCGACCTTCGAGAAGTGGCTCATCGATCACGGCATCTACACCGCCGATGAAGTCGCGGCCAAGGAAGCCGCTATCAAGGCCCATATCGAGGACGAGGTGGCCCGGGCGGAGCTCGACCCCCATCCCGAGGCCGAGGACTACAAGCAGTACGTCTATTGCCCGGATGGTCCGCTGCCCGCCCCCGCCCAACAGCGCTGGGAGCGCTGGGATGGCAAGTCGGCCCTCTGA
- the pyrK_1 gene encoding Dihydroorotate dehydrogenase B (NAD(+)), electron transfer subunit, translating to MTLQERCRLKTRQEVAPGYFLLTLESPAIAPLAQPGQFVHLLTDPSGEMLRRPLSIQDARQAPDGSWELEILFAIVGEGTRDLAERQPGDLLDCLGPLGHPWPVTLATEGPIALIGGGVGVPPLVYLAKRLAEWGIAATFYQGARRADLLLMTDRIRATGATLALATDDGSAGHPGRVTELLPPVGSMPYRAVFACGPLPMLQAIARWAGCLTTDAPPPKPVWLSFENKMGCAVGACLGCVLPMRNGRYDRVCTEGPIFAAQTVDFQRLVAL from the coding sequence ATGACACTCCAGGAGCGCTGCCGCCTGAAGACCCGCCAGGAAGTCGCCCCCGGCTACTTCCTCCTCACCCTGGAGTCCCCCGCCATCGCCCCCCTCGCCCAGCCTGGACAGTTCGTCCACCTGCTGACGGACCCATCTGGGGAAATGCTCCGACGCCCCCTGTCAATCCAGGACGCCCGGCAGGCACCCGATGGCTCCTGGGAGCTCGAGATCCTCTTCGCCATCGTGGGGGAGGGGACCCGGGACCTCGCGGAGCGACAACCCGGAGACTTGCTCGACTGCCTTGGTCCCCTGGGGCATCCCTGGCCCGTGACCCTCGCCACCGAGGGACCCATCGCGCTGATCGGCGGTGGCGTAGGCGTCCCGCCTCTGGTCTATCTCGCAAAGCGTCTGGCAGAGTGGGGGATCGCAGCGACGTTCTATCAGGGGGCGCGTCGCGCCGACCTCCTGCTGATGACCGACCGGATTCGTGCCACCGGCGCGACGCTCGCACTCGCCACCGATGATGGCAGCGCAGGCCATCCGGGGCGGGTGACGGAGCTCCTGCCGCCTGTCGGGTCGATGCCCTACCGCGCGGTCTTCGCCTGCGGTCCCCTGCCGATGCTGCAGGCCATCGCGCGCTGGGCGGGGTGTCTCACCACCGATGCCCCACCCCCGAAGCCGGTCTGGCTCTCGTTCGAAAACAAAATGGGATGTGCGGTGGGGGCCTGCCTCGGATGCGTGTTGCCCATGCGGAACGGCCGTTACGATCGGGTCTGCACCGAGGGTCCCATCTTTGCGGCCCAGACAGTCGACTTCCAGCGACTGGTCGCCCTCTAG